Proteins from a genomic interval of Bombus affinis isolate iyBomAffi1 chromosome 16, iyBomAffi1.2, whole genome shotgun sequence:
- the LOC126925665 gene encoding general odorant-binding protein 56d-like: MRSPAIIFAFCLVGALALTEDQKAKLEEYRTACTTESGVDPQVVENAKKGNVAQDDEKLACFSFCMLRKIGIMDEDGDIKEDVAKEKMVAGGSPADKVDNVVSNCKHITGLNKCKKAGNLMKCFLENKSFNVLESN; encoded by the exons ATGCGCTCGCCGGCTATCATCTTTGCCTTCTGCCTAGTCGGTGCTTTG GCGCTCACAGAGGATCAAAAAGCCAAATTGGAGGAATATAGGACAGCTTGCACCACAGAGAGTGGTGTTGACCCAC AGGTGGTAGAAAATGCCAAGAAAGGCAATGTTGCTCAGGACGATGAAAAACTTGCTTGTTTCTCCTTCTGTATGCTGAGGAAGATCGGAATC ATGGACGAGGATGGAGACATCAAGGAAGACGTTGCCAAGGAAAAGATGGTAGCTGGTGGATCGCCCGCGGATAAAGTTGATAATGTGGTCTCTAACTGCAAACACATCA CTGGTCTCAACAAGTGCAAGAAGGCTGGTAACTTGATGAAGTGTTTCTTAGAGAACAAGAGCTTCAACGTACTTGAAAGTAACTAA